The following coding sequences are from one Oryzisolibacter sp. LB2S window:
- a CDS encoding FimV/HubP family polar landmark protein, whose protein sequence is MHRLKFSVLATAAALSAGLFSVDANALALGRVNVQSALGEPLRAEIELPQITAAEAESLRVTTANADVFRSQGMEYSPVVGNVHVQVQRRADGSVVLRLSSTRPINEPFVDLVLDATWGAGHIVRSYTMLFDPPTQHRAPPAVTVAPQLTAPRAEAAPATRRAAAPQASASPSPSASAPAAAAPTRPAPRVARAPSPPAAADSPAAETESVTVRPGDTAGRIANAHRPASVSLEQMLVAMAQVNPKAFVGGNVNRLRAGTVLQIPSESDAQATPAAQARQIVAAQSRDFNEFRRRLAASAPTAQVAAAERSAAGTVQTQVDEAKPAVTSPDKLTLSKGGIQARSADEQLAQAKQSDQNTARLAELSKNIAELNQLSGASENAAAPAAANAGGPGIAVTAPEGLPQAPESTAAAGSEATTPSAEAAAATAATAATAEESAPAPAPAPAAAAPRQPAAPAAPVEEPGILDSLTEDPLRLGGVAALLLALLGLGGYRAVRNRRLQAAPTSAFGDSKDHQDSFFGASGGQRVDTADSSLTMGASSMAYSPSQLDAGGDVDPVAEAEVYLAYGRDLQAEEILKEAMRQHPERTQIPVKLAEIYARRQDRKALEAIAGDLLAQTGGQGPDWSRVADLGRTLDPENALYQSAGHAALTTASSPGAAQPATAVDTPAAASSAGGTDSVLPALDLDLDLDLDLHEAPPAPAPAPSAFAMAAAASQQPDPLPPESKASRDEDPMPALDLSDLDLDLELPQPHAEEQATAPQGIAPTEITALATEPSPLDIADEVTAALDIPATTADAEHAVRDSAPAPLEFDLGDLSLDLNLPASGDTAASKDADTALPDDPLATKLALAEEFNTIGDSEGARTLVEEVIAEASGDLKARAQRLLTELS, encoded by the coding sequence ATGCATCGCTTGAAATTTTCTGTACTGGCCACCGCGGCCGCTTTGTCCGCTGGCCTGTTCAGCGTCGACGCCAATGCCCTGGCGCTGGGACGGGTGAATGTGCAGTCGGCACTGGGCGAGCCACTGCGCGCAGAGATCGAATTGCCGCAGATCACGGCCGCAGAGGCCGAGTCGCTGCGTGTGACCACCGCCAATGCCGACGTGTTCCGCAGTCAGGGCATGGAGTATTCGCCCGTGGTGGGCAACGTGCACGTGCAGGTGCAGCGCCGTGCCGACGGCTCCGTCGTGCTGCGGCTGAGCAGTACCCGGCCCATCAACGAGCCCTTTGTGGACCTGGTGCTCGACGCCACCTGGGGCGCAGGGCATATCGTGCGCAGCTACACCATGCTGTTCGACCCGCCCACGCAGCATCGTGCTCCGCCGGCGGTGACCGTGGCCCCGCAGCTCACGGCGCCCCGCGCCGAGGCGGCGCCGGCAACGCGACGCGCAGCGGCGCCGCAGGCGAGTGCATCTCCCTCACCTTCGGCCAGCGCTCCCGCTGCGGCCGCCCCAACGCGCCCCGCTCCACGCGTGGCGCGTGCGCCCAGCCCGCCCGCGGCGGCAGACAGCCCAGCGGCCGAGACCGAATCGGTCACGGTACGCCCGGGGGACACGGCGGGCCGCATTGCCAACGCCCACCGGCCTGCAAGCGTTTCGCTCGAGCAGATGCTGGTGGCCATGGCGCAGGTCAATCCCAAGGCTTTCGTCGGTGGCAATGTCAACCGCCTGCGTGCCGGTACGGTCCTGCAGATACCCAGCGAATCCGACGCGCAAGCCACCCCGGCCGCACAGGCACGCCAGATCGTTGCGGCGCAAAGCCGTGACTTCAACGAATTCCGCCGCCGCCTGGCCGCGTCCGCTCCCACGGCCCAGGTGGCCGCCGCAGAGCGCTCGGCCGCGGGCACCGTGCAAACCCAGGTCGACGAGGCCAAGCCTGCAGTGACCAGCCCCGACAAGCTGACCCTGTCCAAGGGCGGCATTCAGGCGCGCAGTGCAGACGAGCAACTGGCCCAGGCCAAGCAGAGCGATCAGAACACGGCCCGTCTGGCCGAACTGTCCAAGAACATCGCCGAACTCAACCAGCTCAGCGGCGCCTCGGAAAATGCCGCCGCGCCCGCAGCAGCAAACGCCGGCGGCCCCGGCATTGCCGTGACGGCGCCCGAAGGGCTGCCACAGGCGCCAGAGAGCACGGCAGCTGCTGGCAGCGAGGCCACGACTCCGTCCGCCGAGGCCGCTGCCGCCACAGCCGCAACGGCCGCAACGGCCGAAGAGTCAGCCCCGGCTCCTGCCCCTGCGCCCGCTGCCGCAGCGCCGCGCCAGCCCGCAGCGCCTGCCGCGCCCGTCGAGGAGCCCGGCATTCTGGATTCGCTCACCGAGGATCCCTTGCGCCTGGGAGGTGTAGCCGCCCTGCTACTGGCCCTGCTGGGCCTTGGAGGCTATCGCGCGGTACGCAATCGCCGCCTGCAGGCGGCGCCCACCAGTGCCTTCGGCGACAGCAAGGATCACCAGGACTCCTTCTTTGGCGCCAGCGGCGGTCAGCGTGTGGACACGGCCGACAGCAGCCTGACCATGGGCGCATCGTCCATGGCCTACTCTCCGAGCCAGCTCGATGCAGGCGGAGACGTCGATCCCGTGGCCGAGGCCGAGGTCTATCTGGCCTATGGCCGCGACTTGCAGGCCGAGGAGATCCTCAAGGAAGCCATGCGCCAGCATCCCGAGCGCACACAGATCCCCGTCAAGCTCGCGGAGATCTACGCCCGGCGCCAGGATCGCAAGGCCCTCGAGGCCATTGCCGGCGACCTGTTGGCACAGACCGGTGGCCAGGGACCGGACTGGAGCCGCGTCGCCGACCTTGGCCGTACGCTGGACCCGGAAAACGCCCTCTACCAGTCGGCAGGTCATGCGGCGCTGACGACGGCAAGCAGCCCGGGAGCCGCCCAACCCGCCACGGCGGTGGATACGCCCGCTGCCGCCTCGTCCGCCGGCGGTACGGACTCTGTGCTCCCGGCACTGGACCTCGATCTCGATCTGGATCTGGACCTGCACGAGGCGCCGCCGGCCCCGGCACCGGCACCCAGCGCCTTCGCGATGGCGGCTGCCGCCAGCCAGCAACCGGATCCGCTGCCCCCCGAGAGCAAGGCGAGCCGGGATGAAGACCCCATGCCTGCGCTGGATCTGAGCGACCTTGACCTGGATCTGGAGTTGCCCCAGCCCCATGCCGAGGAACAAGCCACCGCGCCACAAGGCATTGCCCCCACGGAGATCACGGCCCTTGCGACCGAGCCCTCGCCGCTGGACATCGCGGACGAAGTCACCGCAGCACTGGATATCCCTGCCACGACAGCCGACGCAGAGCACGCCGTCAGGGATTCGGCACCGGCGCCCCTGGAGTTCGATCTCGGCGACCTGTCGCTGGACCTGAACCTTCCCGCCAGTGGCGACACCGCGGC
- the asd gene encoding aspartate-semialdehyde dehydrogenase — MSKQLVGLVGWRGMVGSVLMDRMQAEGDFDLIEPVFFSTSNAGGKAPAMAKAHTQLKDANDIAELAKCDIIITCQGGDYTKEVFPKIRAAGWKGHWIDAASALRMEGDAVIVLDPVNDGLIRSRLAAGGRNWIGGNCTNSILLMGLAGLFKADLVEWVSSMTYQAASGGGANHMRELLKGMGVIHGAVAQELATPASAILEIDRKVAQTIRQDVPTEFFGAPLAGGLIPWIDSQLDNGQSKEEWKGQAEVNKILGTAATIPVDGLCVRIGAMRCHSLALTLKLKRDLPLAEIESLIQGGNPWVKFVANDKALTVKELTPASITGGLQVGVGRVRKLNMGPEYVSAFVIGDQLLWGAAEPLRRMLRILLDA; from the coding sequence ATGAGCAAGCAATTGGTAGGTCTGGTCGGCTGGCGCGGCATGGTCGGCTCGGTGTTGATGGACCGCATGCAGGCCGAGGGCGATTTCGACCTCATCGAGCCGGTGTTCTTCTCCACCTCGAACGCCGGCGGCAAGGCCCCGGCGATGGCCAAGGCGCACACCCAGCTCAAGGACGCGAACGACATCGCCGAGCTCGCCAAGTGCGACATCATCATCACCTGCCAGGGCGGCGACTACACCAAGGAAGTCTTCCCCAAAATCCGCGCCGCGGGCTGGAAGGGCCACTGGATCGACGCCGCCAGCGCGCTGCGCATGGAGGGTGACGCCGTCATCGTGCTCGACCCGGTCAACGACGGTCTGATCCGCTCCAGGCTCGCCGCGGGCGGCAGGAACTGGATCGGCGGCAACTGCACCAACTCCATCCTGCTCATGGGTCTGGCCGGCCTGTTCAAGGCCGATCTGGTGGAATGGGTCAGCTCCATGACCTACCAGGCGGCCTCGGGCGGCGGCGCCAACCACATGCGCGAGCTGCTCAAGGGCATGGGCGTGATCCATGGCGCCGTGGCGCAGGAGCTGGCCACGCCGGCATCGGCCATCCTCGAGATCGACCGCAAGGTAGCCCAGACCATCCGCCAGGACGTGCCCACCGAGTTCTTCGGCGCCCCTCTGGCCGGCGGCCTGATCCCCTGGATCGACTCGCAGCTCGACAACGGCCAGTCCAAGGAGGAATGGAAGGGCCAGGCCGAGGTCAACAAGATTCTGGGCACGGCAGCCACCATCCCCGTCGATGGCCTGTGCGTGCGCATCGGCGCCATGCGCTGCCACTCGCTGGCGCTGACGCTCAAGCTCAAGCGCGATTTGCCGCTGGCAGAGATCGAATCCCTGATCCAGGGCGGCAACCCCTGGGTGAAGTTCGTCGCCAACGACAAGGCCCTCACGGTGAAGGAACTCACCCCCGCCTCCATCACGGGTGGTCTGCAGGTGGGCGTGGGCCGCGTGCGCAAGCTCAACATGGGCCCCGAGTATGTCTCGGCCTTCGTGATCGGCGACCAGCTGCTGTGGGGCGCGGCCGAGCCGCTGCGCCGCATGCTGCGCATCCTGCTGGACGCTTGA
- the leuB gene encoding 3-isopropylmalate dehydrogenase, with amino-acid sequence MKIAVLPGDGIGTEIVAEAVKVLKALDLKVELETAPVGGAAYEAAGHPLPESTLKLAKEADAILFGAVGDWKYDKLDRPLRPEQAILGLRKALGLFANFRPAICYEQLTHASSLKPELVAGLDILIIRELTGDIYFGQPRGRRVATDGHFPGAEEAFDTMRYSRPEIERIARVAFDAARKRNKKVTSVDKANVLETFQLWKDVVTEVHKDYPDVQLDHMYVDNAAMQLVKAPKAFDVIVTGNMFGDILSDEASMLTGSIGMLPSASLNDKKQGLYEPSHGSAPDIAGKGVANPLATILSAAMMLRFSLGQGEAADRIEAAVKKVLAQGLRTPDIYSEGTTRVGTVQMGDAVVNALR; translated from the coding sequence ATGAAAATCGCAGTTCTCCCCGGTGACGGCATTGGCACCGAAATCGTCGCCGAGGCCGTCAAGGTCCTCAAGGCCCTGGATCTGAAGGTCGAGCTGGAAACCGCCCCCGTCGGCGGCGCCGCCTACGAGGCCGCAGGCCACCCGCTGCCCGAATCGACCCTGAAGTTGGCCAAGGAGGCCGACGCCATCCTGTTCGGCGCCGTGGGCGACTGGAAGTACGACAAGCTCGACCGCCCGCTGCGCCCCGAGCAGGCCATCCTGGGCCTGCGCAAGGCGCTCGGCCTGTTCGCCAACTTCCGCCCGGCCATCTGCTACGAGCAGCTCACCCATGCGTCCAGCCTCAAGCCCGAGCTGGTCGCGGGCCTGGATATCCTCATCATCCGCGAGCTCACGGGCGACATCTACTTCGGCCAGCCGCGCGGGCGCCGCGTCGCCACCGATGGCCATTTCCCCGGTGCCGAAGAGGCCTTCGACACCATGCGCTACTCGCGCCCCGAGATCGAGCGCATCGCCCGCGTGGCCTTCGATGCCGCGAGGAAGCGCAACAAGAAGGTCACCAGCGTGGACAAGGCCAACGTGCTGGAGACCTTCCAGCTCTGGAAGGACGTGGTCACCGAGGTGCACAAGGACTACCCCGACGTGCAGCTCGACCACATGTACGTGGACAACGCCGCCATGCAGCTCGTCAAGGCGCCCAAGGCCTTCGACGTGATCGTCACCGGCAACATGTTCGGCGACATCCTCTCGGACGAAGCATCCATGCTCACCGGCTCCATCGGCATGCTGCCCTCGGCATCGCTCAACGACAAAAAGCAGGGCCTGTACGAGCCCAGCCACGGCAGCGCCCCCGACATCGCCGGCAAGGGCGTGGCCAACCCGCTGGCCACCATCCTCAGCGCCGCGATGATGCTGCGCTTCTCGCTCGGCCAAGGCGAAGCCGCCGACCGCATCGAGGCCGCCGTCAAGAAGGTGCTGGCCCAGGGCCTGCGCACGCCCGACATCTACAGCGAGGGCACGACCCGCGTCGGCACGGTGCAGATGGGTGACGCTGTCGTCAACGCGCTTCGCTAA
- the leuD gene encoding 3-isopropylmalate dehydratase small subunit — MQKFTIHQGLVAPMDRENVDTDAIIPKQFLKSIKKTGFGPNLFDEWRYLDQPGQPGVPEEQRKPNPDFVLNQPRYKGASILLARKNFGCGSSREHAPWALQQYGFRAVIAPSFADIFFNNCFKNGLLPIVLPEATVARLFDEVAAFPGYELKIDLERQVVIRPQGEEIAFDVLPFRKYCLLGGFDDIGLTLRHKDKIAAFEAERLATKPWLAHTLPATP; from the coding sequence ATGCAGAAATTCACCATCCACCAGGGCCTGGTCGCCCCCATGGACCGCGAGAACGTCGACACCGACGCCATCATCCCCAAGCAGTTCTTGAAATCCATCAAGAAGACCGGCTTCGGCCCGAACCTATTCGACGAATGGCGCTACCTGGACCAGCCCGGCCAGCCCGGCGTGCCCGAGGAGCAGCGCAAGCCCAACCCCGACTTCGTGCTGAACCAGCCGCGGTACAAGGGCGCCTCCATCCTGCTCGCGCGCAAGAACTTCGGCTGCGGCTCGAGCCGAGAGCACGCGCCCTGGGCGCTGCAGCAGTACGGCTTTCGCGCCGTCATCGCGCCGAGCTTTGCCGACATCTTCTTCAACAACTGCTTCAAGAACGGCCTGCTGCCCATAGTCCTGCCCGAGGCCACGGTGGCCCGGCTGTTCGATGAGGTCGCGGCCTTCCCCGGCTACGAGCTCAAGATCGACCTCGAGCGTCAGGTCGTGATTCGCCCCCAGGGCGAGGAGATCGCCTTCGACGTGCTGCCGTTTCGCAAGTACTGCCTGCTCGGCGGCTTCGACGACATCGGCCTGACCCTGCGCCACAAGGACAAGATCGCCGCCTTCGAGGCCGAGCGCCTGGCGACCAAGCCCTGGCTGGCCCATACCTTGCCTGCAACCCCCTGA
- a CDS encoding entericidin A/B family lipoprotein has protein sequence MKPSFSILLVGLALTLGACNTIKGIGQDVQSAGSAIERAAR, from the coding sequence ATGAAGCCCTCCTTCTCCATCCTGCTCGTCGGCCTGGCCCTGACCCTCGGGGCCTGCAACACCATCAAGGGCATAGGCCAGGATGTGCAAAGTGCCGGCAGCGCCATAGAGCGTGCCGCTCGCTGA
- the leuC gene encoding 3-isopropylmalate dehydratase large subunit → MGRTLYDKIFDEHVVHTEEDGTSILYIDRHLVHEVTSPQAFEGLREAGRKVWRTSSIVATADHNTPTTGWELGYDGIADPISREQITTLDKNIAESGAAAFFPFLSKRQGIVHVIGPENGATLPGMTVVCGDSHTSTHGAFGALAHGIGTSEVEHVMATQTLLAKKAKNMLVKVNGRTAPGITAKDIVLAIIGKIGTAGGTGYTIEFAGEAIRDLSMEGRMTVCNMAIEAGARAGLVAVDDKTIHYVKGRPLAPTGVEWDQAVQYWKTLHSDADAQWDAVVELSGADIVPQVTWGTSPEMVLGVDAAVPDPDREKDANKRGAIERALTYMGLEPGKPIADIFVDKVFIGSCTNSRIEDMREAAAVVKKLGQKVAKNIKLAMVVPGSGLVKAQAEAEGLDQIFKAAGFEWREPGCSMCLAMNADRLEPGERCASTSNRNFEGRQGAGGRTHLVSPAMAAAAAIHGHFVDIRKFV, encoded by the coding sequence ATGGGACGCACCCTGTACGACAAGATTTTCGACGAGCACGTCGTCCACACCGAGGAGGACGGCACGTCCATCCTCTACATCGACCGCCATCTGGTGCACGAGGTCACCAGCCCGCAGGCCTTCGAGGGTCTGCGCGAGGCCGGGCGCAAGGTCTGGCGCACGAGCTCCATCGTCGCCACGGCCGACCACAACACCCCCACCACGGGCTGGGAGCTGGGCTATGACGGCATTGCCGACCCGATCAGCCGCGAGCAGATCACCACGCTGGACAAGAACATTGCCGAGTCGGGCGCGGCCGCGTTCTTCCCCTTCCTCAGCAAGCGCCAGGGCATAGTCCACGTGATCGGGCCCGAGAACGGCGCCACCCTGCCCGGCATGACGGTGGTCTGTGGCGACAGCCACACCAGCACCCACGGCGCCTTCGGCGCGCTGGCGCACGGCATCGGTACGAGCGAGGTCGAGCATGTGATGGCCACGCAGACCCTGCTGGCCAAGAAGGCGAAGAACATGCTCGTCAAGGTCAATGGCAGGACGGCGCCCGGCATCACGGCCAAGGACATCGTGCTCGCCATCATCGGCAAGATAGGCACGGCCGGCGGCACGGGCTACACCATCGAGTTCGCGGGCGAGGCCATCCGCGACCTGTCCATGGAAGGCCGCATGACGGTCTGCAACATGGCCATCGAGGCCGGCGCGCGCGCGGGCCTGGTGGCGGTGGACGACAAGACCATCCACTACGTCAAGGGCCGGCCGCTGGCGCCCACGGGCGTGGAATGGGACCAGGCCGTGCAGTACTGGAAGACGCTGCACTCCGACGCCGACGCGCAGTGGGACGCGGTGGTGGAACTGAGCGGCGCCGACATCGTGCCCCAGGTCACCTGGGGCACCAGCCCCGAGATGGTGCTGGGCGTGGACGCCGCCGTGCCCGACCCCGACCGGGAAAAGGACGCCAACAAGCGCGGCGCCATCGAGCGCGCGCTGACCTACATGGGCCTGGAACCTGGCAAGCCCATCGCCGACATCTTCGTGGACAAGGTGTTCATCGGCTCCTGCACCAACAGCCGCATCGAGGACATGCGCGAGGCCGCCGCCGTGGTGAAAAAGCTGGGCCAGAAGGTCGCAAAGAACATCAAGCTCGCCATGGTCGTGCCCGGCTCGGGCCTGGTGAAGGCGCAGGCCGAGGCCGAGGGGCTGGATCAGATCTTCAAGGCCGCGGGCTTCGAGTGGCGCGAGCCCGGCTGCTCCATGTGCCTGGCCATGAACGCCGACCGCCTCGAGCCCGGCGAGCGCTGCGCGTCGACCAGCAACCGCAACTTCGAGGGCCGCCAGGGCGCGGGCGGGCGCACCCATCTGGTGAGCCCGGCCATGGCCGCTGCGGCCGCCATCCACGGCCATTTCGTCGACATCCGCAAGTTCGTCTAA
- a CDS encoding LysR family transcriptional regulator translates to MKSSERSFARRIDLTSLQLFVAVCELGSIGRAAEREFIAASAVSKRLSDLEAAVDTQLLYRHSRGVTLTPAGESLLHHARAVLFGLERMQGELSEYAEGVRGHVRMHANISAIVQFLPEDLGQFARAHSQIKIDLQEHLSPDVLSAVHEGAADLGICSVGSSNGNGAAAELQSRPYRSDHLMLIVPQGHALSAREAIQFDEVLDWDIVGLHAGSSISLAMRAAAARAGRPLRQRIQVTGLDAMCRMIDNGLGVGLLPDRAFALMQGVGRLAAVRLDEPWARRELRLVARDFDALPVTARLLVEHLTPTISPSP, encoded by the coding sequence ATGAAAAGCTCAGAGCGCAGTTTTGCGCGCCGTATCGACCTGACCTCGCTGCAACTGTTCGTCGCCGTCTGCGAACTGGGCAGCATTGGCCGCGCGGCCGAGCGCGAGTTCATTGCCGCATCGGCCGTGAGCAAGCGCCTGTCCGATCTGGAGGCCGCCGTGGACACGCAGCTCCTCTACCGCCACAGCCGCGGCGTGACGCTGACCCCCGCGGGCGAGAGCCTGCTGCACCATGCGCGCGCCGTGCTGTTTGGCCTTGAGCGCATGCAGGGCGAATTGAGCGAATACGCCGAGGGCGTGCGCGGCCATGTGCGCATGCACGCCAACATCTCGGCCATCGTGCAGTTCCTGCCCGAGGACCTGGGCCAGTTCGCCCGCGCCCACAGCCAGATCAAGATCGACCTGCAGGAGCACCTCTCGCCCGACGTGCTGAGCGCCGTGCACGAGGGCGCGGCCGACCTCGGCATCTGCAGTGTTGGCAGCAGCAATGGCAATGGCGCCGCAGCCGAGCTGCAAAGCCGCCCCTACCGCAGCGACCATCTGATGCTCATCGTGCCGCAAGGCCACGCCCTGTCTGCGCGGGAAGCTATCCAATTTGATGAGGTACTGGACTGGGACATCGTCGGCCTGCACGCGGGCAGCAGCATCAGCCTGGCCATGCGCGCCGCCGCGGCCCGGGCCGGCCGGCCGCTGCGCCAGCGCATACAGGTCACGGGCCTGGACGCCATGTGCCGCATGATCGACAACGGCCTGGGCGTAGGCCTGCTGCCCGACCGCGCCTTTGCCCTCATGCAGGGCGTGGGGCGGCTCGCCGCCGTGCGCCTGGATGAACCCTGGGCCCGGCGCGAACTGCGCCTGGTGGCGCGCGACTTCGACGCCCTGCCGGTGACCGCGCGCCTGCTGGTCGAGCACCTGACTCCTACAATTTCTCCATCTCCCTGA
- a CDS encoding MBL fold metallo-hydrolase, which produces MASVQITFLGGAGTVTGSKYLVRHGGQALLVDCGLFQGYKLLRQRNWRALPVAPQDIDAALLTHAHLDHSGYLPLLAREGFAGPVFCTGGTRDLCAILLPDSGHLQEEEAAYLNRHQLSKHQPALPLYTRLDAQHSLELLQVRPMREAFEPLPGWRATFSRAGHILGAASVLLEVGGRRILFSGDLGRPDDLLMCAPDAPPAADAVLIESTYGDRSHPPGNIVDELGPPLARLAARGGVAVVPVFAVGRAQTVLHAIASLKQRGELPARLPVYLDSPMAVSATELFERHVGEHCLSHADLRAMARGTTLVHSVDESKALARLHGPRVILSASGMATGGRVLHHLLLHAGDHRNMIVLTGHQAGGTRGARIANGEKTMRILGREVEIRAEVVQLATASAHADGDQLLDWLRAMPAPPQRVYVVHGELPAADMLRQRIEHRLHWDAEVPEHGDTVTI; this is translated from the coding sequence ATGGCATCCGTACAGATCACCTTCCTCGGCGGGGCCGGCACGGTCACCGGCTCCAAGTACCTGGTGCGCCATGGCGGCCAGGCCCTGCTCGTCGATTGCGGGCTGTTCCAGGGCTACAAGCTCCTGCGCCAGCGCAACTGGCGCGCGCTGCCCGTGGCGCCGCAGGACATCGACGCGGCGCTGCTCACCCATGCGCATCTGGATCATTCGGGCTATCTGCCGCTGCTGGCGCGCGAAGGCTTTGCCGGGCCGGTGTTCTGCACCGGCGGCACGCGCGACCTGTGCGCCATCCTGCTGCCCGACAGCGGCCACCTGCAGGAGGAAGAGGCCGCCTACCTCAACCGCCACCAGCTGAGCAAGCACCAGCCCGCGCTGCCGCTGTACACGCGGCTCGATGCGCAGCACAGCCTGGAGCTGCTCCAGGTGCGGCCCATGCGCGAGGCCTTCGAGCCCCTGCCCGGCTGGCGCGCCACCTTCTCGCGCGCGGGCCACATCCTGGGCGCGGCCAGCGTGCTGCTGGAGGTGGGCGGGCGGCGCATCCTGTTCTCGGGCGACCTGGGCCGGCCCGACGATCTGCTGATGTGCGCGCCCGACGCCCCGCCCGCGGCCGATGCGGTGCTCATCGAGTCCACCTATGGCGACCGCAGCCACCCGCCGGGCAACATCGTCGACGAGCTGGGCCCGCCACTGGCGCGCCTGGCCGCGCGCGGCGGCGTGGCCGTGGTGCCGGTGTTTGCCGTGGGGCGCGCGCAGACGGTGCTGCACGCCATCGCCAGTCTCAAGCAGCGCGGCGAGCTGCCGGCGCGCCTGCCGGTCTACCTGGACAGCCCCATGGCCGTGAGCGCCACCGAGCTGTTCGAGCGCCATGTGGGCGAGCATTGCCTGAGCCATGCCGACCTGCGCGCCATGGCGCGCGGCACCACGCTCGTGCACAGCGTGGACGAGTCCAAGGCCCTGGCGCGCCTGCACGGGCCGCGCGTGATCCTGTCGGCCAGCGGCATGGCCACGGGCGGGCGCGTGCTGCACCACCTGCTGCTGCACGCGGGCGACCACCGCAACATGATCGTGCTCACCGGCCACCAGGCCGGCGGCACGCGCGGCGCGCGCATCGCCAATGGCGAGAAAACCATGCGCATCCTGGGCCGCGAGGTGGAGATACGCGCCGAGGTCGTGCAGCTGGCCACGGCATCGGCCCATGCCGACGGCGACCAGCTGCTCGACTGGCTGCGCGCCATGCCCGCGCCACCGCAACGCGTGTACGTGGTGCATGGCGAGCTGCCCGCGGCCGACATGCTGCGCCAGCGCATAGAGCACCGGCTGCACTGGGACGCCGAGGTACCCGAGCATGGCGACACCGTGACAATTTGA
- a CDS encoding class II aldolase/adducin family protein: MRHDDLNHELLARYAPRPGRRPLLPELSERQKLALLCRVLSREGYNDHIAGHITLRLDDGSYLANPWELTWGELTASDILRLDERGGVIEGDWNITPAIGLHLDVHRLRHDVRVVIHNHPEWSSVWSATGRVPPVYDQTSALVDTDPVVYDEYRGTVEQRDLGQAAASALGQHKWALLANHGALVVGASIRQAHLRAITLEWRCRLAWRVQALGGGHALGPEVVQATGARTDQNGFPFLWEAMCREEIRRDPTVLE; the protein is encoded by the coding sequence ATGCGCCACGACGATCTGAACCACGAGCTGCTCGCCCGCTACGCCCCGCGGCCCGGGCGCAGGCCGCTTCTGCCCGAGCTCAGCGAGCGCCAGAAGCTCGCGCTGCTGTGCCGCGTGCTCTCGCGCGAGGGCTACAACGACCATATCGCCGGCCACATCACGCTGCGCCTCGATGATGGCAGCTATCTCGCCAACCCCTGGGAGCTGACCTGGGGCGAGCTCACGGCCTCGGACATTCTGCGGCTCGACGAGCGCGGCGGCGTGATCGAGGGCGACTGGAACATCACGCCCGCCATCGGCCTGCACCTGGACGTGCACAGGCTGCGCCACGATGTGCGCGTGGTGATCCACAACCATCCCGAGTGGAGCTCGGTCTGGTCTGCCACGGGCCGCGTGCCGCCGGTGTATGACCAGACCTCGGCCCTGGTGGACACCGACCCCGTGGTGTACGACGAGTACCGCGGCACCGTCGAGCAGCGCGACCTGGGCCAGGCGGCGGCCAGCGCCCTGGGGCAGCACAAATGGGCGCTGCTGGCCAACCATGGCGCCCTGGTGGTGGGCGCGAGCATCCGCCAGGCCCATCTGCGCGCCATCACGCTCGAATGGCGCTGCCGCCTGGCCTGGCGCGTGCAGGCGCTGGGCGGCGGCCATGCGCTGGGGCCCGAGGTGGTGCAGGCCACGGGCGCGCGCACCGACCAGAACGGCTTTCCCTTCCTGTGGGAGGCCATGTGCCGCGAGGAGATCCGCCGCGACCCCACGGTACTGGAGTAG